In the genome of Mucisphaera calidilacus, one region contains:
- a CDS encoding UvrD-helicase domain-containing protein yields MTRVRHQVIRASAGSGKTFRLACQYLTLLHEGADPRRILATTFTRAAAGEIRDRVLSWLVGAANDEQALAGLRSDTGLDLSRDDVEVLFDRLLPALPGLPIGTIDATFQRLAGMFAFELGMPDDPVMLDERSSLADDLRQRSIERLLANYTDQEEIDTLGQWVRQLASGASRRSVTQAILEVSAEMYDVWTQAPDAALWSFGDYGHRLTDDRLNEAIDRLQSCHDILPQTKAGKPNKLFSRAWQALLDAARAQEWLGVLGNGLATKVRLREPTFSRGDITPEFVAAIRPLIDHALAHISEAYAWRTSASAHFLERFAEAWREITAEQGVAFYSEPTRLLGQRIRQSTADWITDLYFRLDGQVTHLMLDEFQDTSREQWDVLQPLVEELLAHGRAEESGRSLFCVGDTKQAIYGWRGGDVRLFDEVAEMADRAGSRSESLGRIYRCAQPVLDAVNDVFMHASDVSIYQTDEEREAVSDWVKKYPEHVAARADRPGYVTIRCTSPADDDAGADVHLDEVARYVANLHRGMPERSVGVLVSRRVVATDLILALRALGVDASDQGGVPIEGDSAVEAVLSVMRLADHPGDEAAAFHVRNSPLAEVVRLPDDARQLGSWAARLRGVLLREGFGRVLQRWIQPLAGQCDARRWRRLTQLLVLAQQFDAVAGAQPEPPALRPLAFVHHVRTTSVRDPSASPVRVMTIHASKGLEFDAVVLPDLEQTWRARGGLAIDRDPETHQIRRVAVSPSSDLRGYFPEIEASVNATNAVELIERLCLLYVAMTRARYGLYVFLRPVAAIKGGVSKEGTRNRTHASLIRQTLGIELKADDVAAEYRSYGEPDWHERAGSEPVEPPPDCVPLRLTLASGSAPTRQSATAHGVVPRLATIFQQDRASEATSRGDAVHTLLEGVGFLDEQIPAWCADDEAALELLRDAGLPVDRHDRVMDWVREARSALSAPPIAEALSRRGAAETRSEVPFAFRDDAGHLHTGRIDRLVVWQRGGRPVAAEVLDFKTDRVTDSEADRALTCDRHAEQVQRYVRAAARVLGLDASEVRGRLLMVHPGSVIGIDSSAG; encoded by the coding sequence ATCGGCACGATCGACGCCACGTTCCAGAGGCTGGCCGGCATGTTCGCCTTCGAGTTGGGGATGCCCGACGATCCGGTGATGCTCGACGAGCGTTCGTCGCTGGCGGATGACCTGCGACAGCGGAGCATCGAGCGGCTGCTCGCGAACTACACCGATCAGGAAGAGATCGACACGCTCGGCCAGTGGGTGCGTCAGCTGGCTTCGGGTGCCTCGCGTCGTTCGGTGACGCAGGCCATACTCGAGGTGAGCGCCGAGATGTATGACGTGTGGACCCAGGCGCCCGACGCGGCGTTGTGGTCGTTTGGTGATTATGGACACCGGCTGACCGACGACCGGCTCAACGAGGCGATCGACCGGCTGCAGTCTTGTCACGACATCCTGCCTCAGACCAAGGCGGGCAAGCCGAACAAGCTGTTTTCAAGGGCGTGGCAGGCCCTGCTTGATGCCGCCCGTGCCCAGGAATGGCTCGGCGTGTTGGGCAACGGTCTGGCCACGAAGGTCAGGCTTCGGGAACCAACCTTCAGCCGCGGCGATATCACACCTGAATTCGTCGCTGCGATCCGGCCTCTGATCGATCATGCGCTGGCGCATATCAGTGAGGCGTATGCTTGGCGGACGAGCGCGAGTGCTCACTTTCTCGAGCGCTTTGCGGAGGCCTGGCGGGAGATCACGGCGGAGCAGGGGGTTGCGTTCTACAGCGAACCGACGCGCCTGCTGGGGCAGCGGATCCGGCAGTCGACGGCCGACTGGATCACCGACCTGTATTTTCGGCTCGACGGGCAGGTTACGCACCTGATGCTCGATGAGTTCCAGGACACCAGCCGGGAGCAGTGGGACGTTCTGCAGCCGCTGGTGGAGGAGTTACTGGCCCACGGGCGTGCGGAGGAGTCCGGGCGTTCGCTGTTTTGTGTGGGTGATACCAAGCAGGCGATCTACGGTTGGCGGGGGGGCGACGTGCGGCTGTTCGACGAGGTCGCCGAGATGGCGGACCGGGCGGGCTCTCGGTCCGAATCGCTGGGGCGTATCTACCGCTGTGCGCAGCCGGTGCTCGACGCGGTCAATGACGTGTTCATGCACGCGTCGGACGTGTCGATCTATCAGACCGACGAGGAACGGGAAGCGGTCAGTGACTGGGTCAAGAAGTATCCCGAGCATGTTGCGGCGCGTGCGGACCGACCGGGTTATGTCACGATTCGCTGCACGTCGCCGGCCGATGATGATGCCGGTGCCGACGTTCATCTCGATGAGGTTGCCCGTTACGTCGCCAACCTTCACCGCGGGATGCCCGAGCGTTCGGTCGGTGTGCTTGTGAGTCGTCGTGTCGTCGCGACCGACCTCATCCTTGCCCTGCGTGCGCTCGGCGTCGACGCTTCGGATCAGGGCGGCGTGCCGATCGAGGGTGACTCGGCCGTCGAGGCGGTGTTGTCGGTCATGAGGCTGGCGGATCACCCCGGCGACGAGGCGGCCGCGTTCCACGTCCGCAACAGCCCGTTGGCGGAGGTTGTTCGGCTGCCTGATGACGCGCGTCAGCTCGGTTCGTGGGCGGCTCGTCTGCGTGGCGTGCTGCTGCGTGAGGGCTTCGGCCGCGTGCTTCAGCGCTGGATCCAGCCGCTGGCCGGTCAGTGCGACGCCCGTCGCTGGCGGCGGTTGACGCAACTGCTCGTGCTCGCTCAGCAGTTCGACGCGGTGGCGGGTGCTCAGCCGGAGCCGCCTGCGTTGCGCCCGCTGGCCTTTGTGCATCACGTCCGGACCACGAGTGTCCGGGACCCCTCTGCCTCGCCGGTTCGTGTGATGACCATCCACGCGTCGAAGGGGCTGGAGTTCGACGCGGTTGTGCTGCCGGATCTGGAGCAGACATGGCGGGCACGCGGCGGTCTGGCGATCGACCGTGACCCGGAGACGCACCAGATCCGGCGTGTCGCGGTGAGCCCCTCTTCGGACTTGCGTGGCTACTTCCCTGAGATCGAGGCCAGTGTCAACGCGACGAACGCTGTTGAGCTGATTGAACGTCTGTGCCTGCTGTACGTGGCGATGACCCGCGCCCGCTACGGCCTCTATGTGTTTCTCCGGCCGGTGGCCGCTATCAAGGGGGGGGTAAGCAAGGAAGGCACGAGGAACCGCACGCACGCGTCGCTGATCCGTCAGACGCTTGGCATTGAGCTCAAGGCGGATGACGTGGCCGCGGAGTACCGGTCGTATGGTGAACCCGACTGGCACGAGCGTGCCGGGTCCGAGCCTGTCGAGCCGCCGCCGGATTGTGTGCCGCTGCGTCTGACCCTCGCTTCGGGATCAGCGCCGACACGCCAGTCGGCTACGGCGCATGGCGTTGTGCCGAGGCTCGCGACGATCTTTCAGCAGGACCGGGCGTCGGAGGCGACGTCCCGGGGCGACGCGGTGCACACGCTGCTGGAGGGCGTTGGTTTTCTCGACGAGCAGATCCCCGCCTGGTGCGCTGATGATGAGGCTGCTCTGGAGCTGCTGCGCGACGCGGGTCTGCCGGTAGACCGGCACGACCGGGTCATGGACTGGGTGCGTGAGGCGAGGTCGGCACTGAGCGCCCCGCCGATCGCCGAGGCCCTGAGCCGTCGCGGGGCAGCCGAGACGCGTAGCGAGGTACCGTTCGCATTCCGTGATGACGCGGGTCATCTTCACACTGGGCGGATCGACCGGCTGGTGGTCTGGCAGCGGGGGGGCAGGCCTGTGGCGGCGGAGGTTCTTGATTTCAAGACCGACAGGGTCACGGACTCCGAGGCGGATCGGGCTTTGACCTGTGATCGGCATGCCGAGCAGGTTCAGCGTTACGTCCGTGCCGCGGCACGCGTGCTGGGGCTGGACGCGTCCGAGGTGCGTGGGCGTCTGCTGATGGTTCATCCCGGGTCGGTGATCGGTATCGATTCGTCGGCGGGTTGA